tcaaaaaaaaaagtaaacatGCATGTATTGAAAAAAACGAAGACAAGCTAGCTAAGcaatcttgttttttttttccttacgATAGATGTGTACGCATGTGAAGCAACAATATAATAATGCATGGTCTGATCAGGCGGCGACGTAGCACTCGTAGAGCTTGATGTCCATCTTGAGGCGGAAGTAGACGGTACCCTCGTAGGCGACGAGGCTCAGCGTGGCGACGCCGCGCGACATGAAGAAGTCCCCGGTGCCGCCGACGACGGAGATGTCCCTCGTCTTCTCGTACATGAGGTCGGCGCCCATGAGGTTGAGGGTGCCCGTGTACGCCGTCGAGTTGAAGACGAGGGAGAAGGCCATCCACGCGTTGTACTGCTCCTTCTTGTCGTAGAAGTAGAAGCCCTGCGCGCGCGCCACCGGCTCCGACGACAGCGCCTGCTCCTCCGTCACCAGGTCGTCGAACACCACCAGCAGGCCGAAGAAGGTGCCGTTCTTCCAGTGCGACaagctcagcgccgccgccggcttggtcaccgccgccgacgtcgcgTTGGCGGTGTTGTTGCCGCTGTAGAGGATGTCGTGGTAGTACACCGTCATCTTCTTGCACGGCTCGTCCT
This genomic interval from Panicum virgatum strain AP13 chromosome 8K, P.virgatum_v5, whole genome shotgun sequence contains the following:
- the LOC120643930 gene encoding dirigent protein 5-like; translation: MQGLSMMKQQQLSSLLVAVAAVLLLGLAGAAHGGGRKKLIVSRSEDEPCKKMTVYYHDILYSGNNTANATSAAVTKPAAALSLSHWKNGTFFGLLVVFDDLVTEEQALSSEPVARAQGFYFYDKKEQYNAWMAFSLVFNSTAYTGTLNLMGADLMYEKTRDISVVGGTGDFFMSRGVATLSLVAYEGTVYFRLKMDIKLYECYVAA